Proteins encoded within one genomic window of Pongo pygmaeus isolate AG05252 chromosome 6, NHGRI_mPonPyg2-v2.0_pri, whole genome shotgun sequence:
- the NDUFB2 gene encoding NADH dehydrogenase [ubiquinone] 1 beta subcomplex subunit 2, mitochondrial encodes MSALIRLASFARVGGRLFRSGRARTAGDGGVRHASGGVHLEPQYRQFPQLTRSQVFQSEFFSGLMWFWILWRFWHDSEEVLGHFPYPDPSKWTDEELGIPPDDED; translated from the exons ATGTCCGCTCTGATTCGGCTGGCGTCTTTCGCTCGCGTTGGAGGCCGCCTTTTCAGAAGCGGCCGCGCACGGACTGCTGGAGATGGTGGAGTCCGCCA TGccagtggtggtgtgcaccttgaGCCCCAGTATAGACAGTTCCCCCAGCTGACCAGATCCCAGGTGTTCCAGAGCGAGTTCTTCAGCGGACTCATGTGGTTCTGGATTCTCTGGCGCTTTTGGCATGACTCAGAAGAGGTGCTG GGTCACTTCCCGTATCCTGATCCTTCCAAGTGGACAGATGAAGAATTAGGTATCCCTCCTGATGATGAAGACTGA